A genomic stretch from Caldisalinibacter kiritimatiensis includes:
- a CDS encoding AtpZ/AtpI family protein produces MIRLKLNNKSKIFQNLALISQIGISMAVPILGGIFLGNFLDNKFNTGVVFLIIFSVLGIITSFITLFKLTTTGTKRK; encoded by the coding sequence GTGATTAGATTGAAACTAAATAATAAATCAAAGATTTTTCAAAATTTAGCCTTAATTTCACAAATAGGTATTTCTATGGCTGTACCAATTTTGGGTGGTATATTTCTTGGAAACTTCTTAGATAATAAGTTCAACACAGGAGTAGTGTTTTTAATTATTTTTTCAGTATTAGGAATAATTACATCCTTTATAACTTTGTTTAAGTTAACCACCACAGGAACTAAAAGGAAGTGA
- a CDS encoding TIGR00366 family protein produces MFRKFTNGCVALVQRYLPDPFLFAVILTLIVFVLGMIFTGQGPMSMVVHWSDGFWGLLSFSMQMALVLVTGHTLAQAPIIKKGLKKLASIPKTPLQAIVAVTLVEAIAAWINWGFGLVIGALYAREIAKQIKGVDYRLLIAAGYSGFIVWHAGLSGSIPLKLATAGADLAKATNNVVVDPISTSQTIFAPFNLIILAVIVVTLPLVNRLMHPKGDNVVTIDPKLLEDEEEELAVAKEDMTPADKMENSPVLSLLIGLMGLAYVVYYFASNGFKLNLNIVNFMFLFTGIILHGTPRRFLDAIASAAKGTAGIILQFPFYAGIMGMMTGGNAEGLSLAGVMSNAFVSISNETTFPFFSFLSAGLVNFFVPSGGGQWAVQAPIMMPAGAEIGVSATKTAMAIAWGDAWTNLIQPFWALPALGIAGLGARDIMGFCVVDLIYTGVIIALGLMIL; encoded by the coding sequence ATGTTTAGAAAATTTACAAACGGATGTGTTGCACTTGTACAAAGGTATTTACCAGACCCATTCTTATTTGCTGTCATATTAACTCTTATTGTTTTTGTATTAGGTATGATATTTACAGGTCAAGGACCTATGTCTATGGTAGTTCATTGGAGCGATGGGTTCTGGGGATTACTATCATTCTCAATGCAGATGGCATTAGTACTAGTTACAGGTCATACATTGGCACAAGCACCTATTATTAAGAAAGGACTTAAAAAACTAGCAAGTATTCCAAAGACTCCTTTACAAGCTATTGTGGCTGTTACATTAGTTGAAGCAATAGCAGCTTGGATAAACTGGGGATTTGGTCTTGTAATTGGTGCATTATACGCTAGAGAGATAGCTAAGCAAATAAAAGGTGTAGACTACAGACTATTGATAGCTGCAGGATATTCTGGATTTATTGTATGGCATGCAGGTCTTTCAGGCTCAATACCATTAAAATTAGCTACTGCAGGTGCAGATTTAGCTAAAGCTACTAATAATGTTGTTGTTGACCCTATTTCAACAAGTCAAACAATATTTGCACCATTTAACTTAATTATTTTAGCTGTAATTGTAGTTACATTGCCATTAGTAAATAGACTTATGCATCCAAAGGGAGATAATGTAGTAACTATAGACCCTAAATTATTAGAAGACGAGGAAGAAGAATTAGCTGTTGCTAAGGAAGATATGACTCCAGCAGATAAAATGGAAAACAGTCCAGTGCTTTCATTGTTAATAGGACTTATGGGATTAGCATATGTAGTTTATTATTTTGCTAGTAATGGATTCAAGTTAAACTTAAATATAGTTAACTTTATGTTCTTATTTACAGGAATTATACTTCATGGAACACCAAGAAGATTTTTAGATGCCATTGCAAGTGCAGCTAAAGGTACAGCAGGAATTATACTTCAGTTCCCATTCTATGCTGGTATAATGGGTATGATGACAGGAGGAAATGCAGAAGGTTTATCATTAGCGGGTGTTATGTCAAATGCATTTGTAAGTATATCTAATGAAACAACATTCCCATTCTTCTCATTCCTAAGTGCAGGATTAGTTAACTTCTTTGTACCTTCAGGTGGAGGACAATGGGCAGTACAGGCTCCAATTATGATGCCAGCAGGTGCTGAAATTGGTGTATCAGCAACTAAGACAGCTATGGCTATCGCTTGGGGAGATGCTTGGACTAACTTAATTCAGCCATTCTGGGCATTACCGGCATTAGGTATTGCAGGTCTTGGAGCAAGAGATATTATGGGATTCTGTGTAGTAGACTTAATCTATACAGGTGTAATCATAGCGCTTGGATTAATGATTTTATAG
- a CDS encoding CoA transferase subunit B produces the protein MDKKKMKEIIAKRVAKEVKDGDVVNLGIGLPTMVANYIPEDVDVIFQSENGFVGLGPSPKEGEEDKDLINAGGQPVTIKTGGAFFDSATSFAIIRGGHVDATVLGALQVDEKGNLANWMIPGKMVPGMGGAMDLVTGARKVIVAMTHTAKGNAKILKECTLPLTAEGQVNLIVTEMGVMEVTEEGLVLKEINPEVTIEEIKANTEADLIIPDDLKKMDID, from the coding sequence ATGGATAAAAAGAAAATGAAAGAAATAATAGCTAAGAGAGTAGCTAAAGAGGTAAAAGATGGAGATGTTGTAAACCTTGGTATTGGATTACCAACTATGGTTGCTAATTACATACCTGAAGATGTAGATGTTATTTTTCAATCAGAAAACGGTTTCGTGGGTTTAGGACCATCACCTAAAGAAGGAGAAGAAGATAAGGACTTAATTAATGCAGGAGGTCAGCCTGTTACTATAAAAACAGGAGGAGCTTTCTTTGATAGTGCTACTTCTTTTGCCATTATTAGAGGTGGACATGTTGATGCAACTGTATTAGGAGCCCTCCAAGTAGATGAAAAAGGTAATCTTGCTAACTGGATGATACCAGGAAAAATGGTTCCAGGAATGGGAGGAGCAATGGACCTTGTTACTGGAGCTAGAAAGGTAATAGTAGCTATGACTCATACAGCTAAAGGTAATGCTAAAATATTAAAAGAATGTACCCTTCCTTTAACAGCAGAAGGACAAGTGAACCTTATAGTTACAGAAATGGGAGTTATGGAAGTAACAGAGGAAGGATTAGTGCTTAAAGAAATAAATCCTGAAGTAACAATTGAAGAGATTAAAGCTAATACAGAAGCAGATTTAATTATTCCTGATGACTTAAAGAAAATGGATATAGATTAA